From Halichondria panicea chromosome 12, odHalPani1.1, whole genome shotgun sequence, a single genomic window includes:
- the LOC135345448 gene encoding LOW QUALITY PROTEIN: NFX1-type zinc finger-containing protein 1-like (The sequence of the model RefSeq protein was modified relative to this genomic sequence to represent the inferred CDS: inserted 2 bases in 1 codon; deleted 2 bases in 2 codons), protein MDMTIVRDSDVVGMTTTGAAKHNHIIKSVLPKIVVIEEAADIFEPHIFTFLPPTVQQLVLIGNHQQLRPKPTYYELEKKHDFNVSLFERLAKNDCPVQTLSIQHRMRPEIASLITPAIIIIIIKNWTTMNLAGADDRRXHSNSHEAKYLGALCDYLLKQGYKQNEITILTLYRAQLLEIKKILRPTKINGVRTAVVDDFQREENRIILLCPPCSKPCANFCTHSRCPKMCFEPCAPCMEPCDWSCPHFTCTQPCGMLCNRPPCNQPCPKCLEECKHRCIGLCGELCPKLCRICDKEEVTEIIFGPEDEEDARFILLPDCNHIVVVEMLDQWMSTDNSDPTGESQEITLKVCPRCKTPVRKYLRYGNDVRSKLADVELSYKEEADEYY, encoded by the exons ATGGATATGACGATTGTCCGAGATTCAGATGTAGTTGGCATGACTACGACAGGAGCAGCCAAACACAATCATATCATTAAATCAGTTCTACCTAAAATAGTAGTTATTGAAGAAGCTGCTGACATTTTTGAGCCTCACATTTTCACTTTTTTG CCCCCAACAGTCCAACAGCTGGTTTTAATTGGTAACCATCAACAGCTACGGCCAAAGCCAACTTACTACGAGCTTGAAAAGAAGCACGACTTTAATGTATCCTTATTCGAACGCTTAGCAAAGAACGATTGTCCTGTACAAACACTAAGTATTCAGCATCGAATGAGACCTGAGATTGCCAGCTTGATTACtccagccataattataatcattataaaGAACTGGACAACCATGAATCTAGCCGGAGCAGACGATAGAAG TCACTCAAATTCTCACGAGGCAAAGTACCTAGGAGCTCTCTGTGACTAT TTGCTGAAACAAGGCTACAAACAAAATGAAATCACCATCTTGACTCTCTACCGAGCACAACTGCTTGAGATTAAAAAAATTCTCAGACCCACAAAGATCAATGGTGTTCGAACAGCTGTTGTCGACGACTTCCAGAGAGAAGAGAACCGAATCATATTGCT CTGCCCTCCATGCTCCAAGCCATGTGCCAACTTTTGCACCCACAGCCGTTGCCCCAAAATGTGCTTTGAACCATGTGCTCCCTGCATGGAGCCTTGTGACTGGTCCTGCCCTCATTTTACCTGCACTCAGCCATGCGGAATGCTGTGTAATCGACCTCCTTGCAATCAGCCATGTCCAAAGTGCCTGGAGGAATGCAAACACAGGTGCATTGGACTTTGTGGAGAATTGTGCCCAAAACTGTGCCGTATCTGTGATAAAGAAGAAGTCACTGAGATAATTTTTGGACCCGAGGATGAAGAAGATGCCAGATTCATTCTTTTGCCAGATTGCAATCACATCGTTGTTGTAGAAATGCTTGATCAATGGATGTCAACTGACAACAGTGATCCTACAGGAGAGTCCCAAGAAATCACTCTGAAAGTATGCCCAAGGTGCAAGACTCCAGTGAGAAAATACCTCCGATATGGCAATGACGTTAGGAGCAAACTGGCTGATGTGGAATTAAGCTATAAAGAAGAAGCAGATGAGTACTATTGA